A window from Acidobacteriota bacterium encodes these proteins:
- the flgG gene encoding flagellar basal-body rod protein FlgG, producing MQRALWIAASGMESQQVNVDTIANNLANVNTTAFKKSRAEFQDLLYTTLVSPGASSSTSTRFPTGAQVGHGSKVSAVKKVFSQGDFQSTGNPLDLIIQGQGFFKVLMPDGTTAYSRDGALSQNQDGVLVNSQGFALDPPVTIPPDTLRVTVGADGTVSVDQPGQTAPNQVGTIELARFANEAGLNALGGNLFNPTAASGEPNLGTPGAQGFGTIGQGFIEMSNVSVVQELVSLIAAQRAYELNSRAVRTSDEMLSSLNTLAR from the coding sequence GGGCACTCTGGATCGCCGCGTCGGGGATGGAGTCGCAGCAGGTCAACGTCGACACCATCGCCAACAACCTGGCGAACGTGAACACCACCGCGTTCAAGAAGAGCCGGGCCGAGTTCCAGGATCTTCTCTACACCACGCTCGTCAGCCCGGGGGCGTCGTCGTCGACGTCGACCCGTTTCCCGACCGGAGCGCAGGTCGGCCACGGCTCGAAGGTCTCGGCGGTGAAGAAGGTCTTCTCGCAGGGGGACTTCCAGAGCACGGGGAACCCTCTGGACCTGATCATCCAGGGGCAGGGGTTCTTCAAGGTGCTCATGCCGGACGGGACCACGGCGTACTCGCGGGACGGCGCGCTCAGCCAGAACCAGGACGGGGTCCTCGTGAACTCCCAGGGGTTCGCGCTCGATCCTCCCGTGACGATCCCCCCCGACACGCTCCGCGTGACGGTCGGGGCCGACGGCACCGTCTCGGTGGATCAGCCGGGGCAGACCGCCCCGAACCAGGTCGGCACGATCGAGCTGGCGCGCTTCGCGAACGAGGCGGGGCTCAACGCGCTGGGCGGCAACCTCTTCAACCCCACGGCGGCGTCGGGGGAGCCGAACCTCGGCACCCCCGGGGCGCAGGGGTTCGGGACGATCGGCCAGGGGTTCATTGAAATGTCGAACGTGAGCGTCGTTCAGGAGCTCGTCTCCCTGATCGCGGCGCAGAGGGCGTACGAGCTGAACTCGCGCGCCGTGAGGACCTCCGATGAGATGCTCTCGAGCCTCAACACGCTGGCCCGCTGA
- the flgA gene encoding flagellar basal body P-ring formation protein FlgA: MRCSRASTRWPADAAALLLAILLPAAASAAESAPGAAPPEGGIVRLGCDFVRERARELGLGVRAVSLALPAGITPPNPEGSIRFRLGRPPVTGALAVTAIVEQDGRPVRALVLTGTLIVEADVSVAARDLARGTTLEEGDVRVETRALPEGLDPKDARARVVGRETRSAVAAGTLLVEPLLASPREVLRGQSVTLVAEGRGFTARVSATAARDGVHGERIPVVNSTSGQTVLARVVGRGLVRLEEPALELGRLDR; the protein is encoded by the coding sequence ATGAGATGCTCTCGAGCCTCAACACGCTGGCCCGCTGACGCCGCGGCGCTTCTCCTGGCGATCCTCCTCCCGGCGGCCGCGTCCGCCGCGGAAAGCGCTCCCGGCGCCGCGCCCCCGGAGGGGGGCATCGTGCGGCTCGGATGCGACTTCGTCCGCGAGCGGGCCCGGGAGCTTGGCCTCGGCGTGCGCGCCGTGTCGCTCGCGCTCCCGGCGGGGATCACTCCCCCGAACCCCGAGGGCTCCATCCGGTTCCGCCTGGGCCGCCCACCCGTCACCGGCGCGCTCGCGGTGACGGCGATCGTCGAGCAGGACGGGCGTCCCGTGCGCGCGCTCGTCCTCACGGGGACGCTGATCGTCGAAGCCGACGTGAGCGTCGCGGCGCGGGATCTCGCGCGCGGAACAACCCTCGAGGAGGGGGACGTGCGCGTGGAGACGCGGGCGCTTCCGGAAGGGCTCGATCCGAAGGACGCCCGCGCGAGGGTGGTCGGGCGCGAGACGCGATCGGCCGTCGCCGCGGGGACGCTCCTGGTCGAGCCGCTCCTCGCCTCACCGCGCGAGGTGCTCCGCGGCCAGTCCGTCACGCTCGTGGCCGAGGGGCGCGGCTTCACCGCGCGCGTCTCGGCGACCGCCGCGCGGGACGGAGTCCACGGCGAGAGGATCCCGGTCGTCAACTCGACGTCCGGCCAGACCGTCCTCGCGCGCGTGGTGGGGCGAGGCCTCGTGCGCCTCGAGGAGCCGGCGCTGGAGCTGGGGAGGCTCGACCGATGA
- a CDS encoding flagellar basal body L-ring protein FlgH, whose amino-acid sequence MRASHTLRRALVAVTTAALLAPACSAHRKLDADPYLIGGALNRKLAAMQSPPAATPGSLWSESSPRGALAADNRSFKPGDIVRVLITEQTDAKQGASTDTSKKGAGAYGIPSLFGLEAQMNGRVNSGFNMSNLLNYSRDKSFKGEGTTARSNDVTAVVSSRVFAVLPNGDLVIVGSKDVTVNRETQVLWLAGVARPIDLSSANSVASSNLSDLEFHLGGRGDIDSALRDGWLAKFFDRVWPF is encoded by the coding sequence ATGAGAGCTTCACACACTCTCCGGCGCGCGCTGGTCGCCGTGACCACGGCGGCGCTCCTCGCACCGGCCTGCTCCGCGCACCGGAAGCTCGACGCCGATCCGTACCTCATCGGGGGCGCGCTGAACCGGAAGCTCGCCGCGATGCAATCCCCCCCGGCCGCAACCCCCGGCTCCCTCTGGAGCGAGAGCAGCCCGCGCGGCGCCCTCGCGGCCGACAACCGCTCGTTCAAGCCCGGCGACATCGTCCGGGTGCTGATCACCGAGCAGACCGACGCGAAGCAGGGGGCCAGCACCGACACGAGCAAGAAGGGGGCGGGGGCGTACGGGATCCCGAGCCTCTTCGGCCTCGAGGCCCAGATGAACGGGCGCGTGAACTCGGGGTTCAACATGTCGAACCTCCTGAACTACTCGCGCGACAAGAGCTTCAAGGGGGAGGGAACGACCGCCCGCTCCAACGACGTGACCGCGGTCGTCTCCTCGCGCGTCTTCGCGGTGCTGCCGAACGGCGACCTCGTCATCGTCGGCTCGAAGGACGTGACCGTGAACCGCGAGACGCAGGTGCTGTGGCTGGCGGGGGTGGCGCGCCCGATCGATCTGTCGAGCGCGAACAGCGTGGCCTCGTCGAACCTCTCGGATCTCGAGTTCCACCTCGGCGGGCGCGGCGACATCGACTCCGCGCTCCGCGATGGCTGGCTGGCGAAGTTCTTCGACCGCGTGTGGCCGTTCTGA